The proteins below are encoded in one region of Peptococcus niger:
- the ruvX gene encoding Holliday junction resolvase RuvX → MRVMALDVGERRIGVAVSDALGITAQGVQTLQRKNDDQAIQALKALAQTYEVGAWVIGLPKNMNNSLGFKSEETKAFADLLSEAHPLPVYWMDERLTTVAATQVLLQADVSRKKRKKKVDQLAAVLILQTWMDSPKGQEVCRGQ, encoded by the coding sequence ATGCGTGTCATGGCCTTGGATGTCGGTGAACGTCGCATCGGCGTTGCCGTCAGCGATGCCCTGGGCATTACAGCCCAGGGCGTCCAGACCCTGCAGCGGAAAAATGATGACCAGGCCATACAGGCGCTAAAGGCGTTGGCCCAAACGTATGAAGTCGGCGCCTGGGTAATCGGTCTGCCGAAAAACATGAATAATTCTTTAGGATTTAAATCTGAAGAAACCAAAGCCTTTGCCGATTTGCTGTCGGAAGCCCACCCGCTTCCGGTCTACTGGATGGATGAACGGTTAACGACCGTTGCCGCCACCCAAGTGCTTTTACAGGCAGATGTCAGCCGTAAAAAGCGCAAGAAAAAAGTGGACCAACTGGCAGCGGTCTTGATTTTACAAACGTGGATGGACAGCCCTAAAGGGCAGGAGGTATGTCGTGGACAATAA
- a CDS encoding DUF1292 domain-containing protein has translation MDNKQNDEAVQDEMTKELFPENVIVLVDENDTAQPFELIGDFDFEDAAYAVVAPYAPDEEADETTVMVFRIADEDGEDVLYEIDDDEEWNRVVDYWNQSM, from the coding sequence GTGGACAATAAACAAAATGATGAAGCTGTGCAGGATGAGATGACGAAAGAATTATTCCCTGAAAATGTCATTGTCCTGGTGGATGAAAATGATACGGCACAACCCTTTGAACTGATCGGGGATTTTGATTTTGAAGATGCCGCCTATGCGGTGGTGGCCCCTTATGCACCGGATGAAGAAGCCGATGAGACAACCGTGATGGTTTTTCGTATTGCGGACGAAGACGGGGAAGACGTCTTGTATGAAATTGACGATGACGAAGAATGGAACCGCGTCGTCGACTACTGGAATCAGTCCATGTAA
- the alaS gene encoding alanine--tRNA ligase codes for MLTSKEIREKFIRYFEAAGHTHVASGSLVPHNDPTLLFTNAGMNQFKEVFLGVDQRPYTRAVTSQKCVRAGGKHNDLETVGKTARHHTFFEMLGNFSFGDYFKKDAINFAWTFLTEELGLNPDDLWITIYKDDDEAYDLWHERTGFGPEKILRLGEKDNFWQMGDVGPCGPCSEIHYDRGSAFACDHEDGCALGVCDCDRWLEIWNLVFMQYNRHEDGTLEPLPKPSVDTGMGLERIASVLQGVPNNWETDLFKPLLTFIGGLCGKAYDPGKAGFPFRVIADHGRCATFLIADGVLPSNEGRGYVLRRIIRRAVRLGKTLGLNEPFLYKITAEVGRLMGDAYPSIVEQASFVEETIRSEEERFMKTLSEGMERVSETVRALQSEGKTEIDGKTAFTFYDTYGFPIDLTKDVAEENGLTVDAEGFERAMDAQRQQSKAAQQTVDAWDLAKDVRRAFPDLAKTVFTGYDHLTGDGKILGLLKDGEGVHSVTEGTVQVILDQTPFYAQGGGQIGDRGELMAPKGRIIIDETVKLPDGTFVLTGSVTGTVTVGDAVTEKVYAGTRRNIARNHTATHLLHAALRQVLGEGVHQAGSLVADDHLRFDFSLQRAMTPSEIREVEALVNREIEQGEVLSVREMSIDEANDNGYMALFGEKYGDVVRGVQIGDISRELCGGTHVKDISEIGIFKIISEGAVSAGIRRITALTGAGAYRYLTEQMDTLDQLKTFLKVNRPEDILGRVENLEATLKNTEKELAQLKQEKVKESLGDRLKNIVKIDDFDVVVDKVKAGSPDELRQMADQYRDKIKSGLVLLASETEDNKVMLVSMLTKDEAVKRLHAGKIIGQVAEMLGGRGGGRPDMAQAGGKDPEKLSEALNKVADIVRNQLKER; via the coding sequence ATGTTGACATCTAAAGAAATTAGAGAGAAATTTATTCGGTATTTTGAAGCTGCAGGGCATACGCATGTGGCCAGTGGCTCTTTAGTCCCACATAATGACCCGACTTTGCTTTTTACAAATGCCGGCATGAACCAATTTAAGGAAGTTTTTTTAGGCGTTGACCAACGTCCCTATACGCGTGCGGTGACGTCACAAAAATGTGTCCGCGCCGGCGGCAAGCATAATGATTTGGAAACGGTCGGCAAAACGGCCAGACACCATACCTTCTTTGAAATGCTGGGCAACTTTTCTTTTGGGGATTACTTTAAGAAAGATGCCATTAATTTTGCCTGGACCTTTTTAACGGAAGAATTAGGGCTTAATCCGGATGATTTGTGGATTACCATTTATAAAGATGACGATGAAGCTTATGATTTATGGCACGAGCGCACCGGCTTTGGTCCGGAAAAAATTCTTCGCTTAGGAGAAAAGGACAATTTCTGGCAGATGGGGGATGTCGGTCCCTGCGGGCCGTGCAGTGAGATTCACTATGACCGCGGCAGTGCTTTTGCCTGTGATCACGAAGACGGCTGCGCCCTGGGGGTATGTGATTGCGACCGATGGTTGGAAATTTGGAACCTGGTCTTTATGCAATACAACCGTCATGAGGATGGAACGCTGGAACCGCTGCCGAAGCCGAGTGTGGATACGGGCATGGGGCTGGAACGTATCGCTTCTGTTTTACAAGGGGTGCCCAACAACTGGGAAACGGACTTGTTTAAACCCCTGTTGACCTTTATTGGAGGGCTGTGTGGGAAAGCTTACGATCCTGGCAAGGCGGGTTTTCCCTTCCGGGTCATTGCTGATCATGGCAGATGTGCGACGTTTTTAATTGCAGACGGGGTATTGCCGTCCAATGAAGGGCGGGGCTATGTGTTGCGCCGGATTATTCGCCGGGCGGTGCGGCTGGGTAAGACCTTGGGCTTAAATGAACCCTTCCTGTATAAGATTACGGCGGAAGTTGGCCGGTTGATGGGAGATGCTTACCCCTCCATTGTTGAACAGGCTTCCTTTGTTGAAGAAACCATCCGCAGTGAAGAAGAGCGGTTTATGAAAACGCTGTCTGAGGGGATGGAACGAGTTAGTGAAACCGTTCGTGCCTTGCAAAGCGAAGGCAAAACAGAGATTGACGGGAAGACGGCCTTTACCTTTTACGATACCTATGGCTTCCCGATTGATTTAACCAAGGATGTGGCTGAAGAAAATGGGCTTACCGTGGATGCAGAAGGCTTTGAACGGGCCATGGATGCACAGCGGCAGCAATCCAAGGCGGCGCAACAGACGGTCGACGCCTGGGACTTGGCCAAAGATGTACGCAGGGCTTTTCCGGACTTGGCCAAAACCGTCTTTACCGGATACGATCATTTGACCGGTGACGGTAAGATTTTGGGCCTGTTAAAAGATGGTGAGGGCGTTCATTCGGTGACGGAGGGAACGGTTCAAGTCATCTTAGACCAGACACCGTTTTATGCACAAGGCGGTGGCCAAATTGGTGACCGTGGTGAATTGATGGCGCCTAAGGGGCGGATTATCATTGATGAAACGGTTAAGCTCCCGGATGGGACCTTTGTTTTGACCGGCTCGGTGACAGGAACGGTGACGGTTGGCGATGCTGTGACGGAAAAGGTTTACGCCGGGACGCGCCGCAATATTGCCCGCAACCATACCGCTACCCACTTGTTGCATGCCGCTCTGCGTCAGGTTCTAGGAGAGGGCGTGCACCAGGCGGGCTCTTTAGTGGCCGATGACCACTTGCGGTTTGATTTTTCCCTGCAGCGGGCCATGACCCCATCAGAAATTCGCGAAGTGGAGGCCTTGGTCAATCGTGAAATTGAACAAGGTGAAGTCTTGTCGGTTCGTGAAATGTCTATTGATGAAGCCAACGACAACGGCTACATGGCCTTGTTTGGCGAAAAATACGGTGATGTGGTGCGGGGGGTCCAAATTGGCGATATCAGCCGGGAACTTTGTGGCGGTACGCACGTCAAGGACATCAGTGAAATCGGCATTTTTAAAATCATTTCAGAAGGTGCCGTTTCCGCGGGCATTCGACGGATTACGGCCTTAACCGGTGCCGGCGCCTATCGCTATCTGACAGAACAAATGGATACCTTGGACCAGCTAAAGACCTTCCTGAAGGTCAATCGGCCGGAAGACATTTTGGGCCGGGTTGAAAACTTGGAAGCCACGCTGAAAAATACAGAAAAAGAACTGGCCCAATTGAAGCAGGAAAAAGTCAAGGAAAGCCTTGGCGACCGTTTGAAAAATATCGTTAAAATTGATGATTTTGATGTTGTTGTCGATAAGGTTAAAGCAGGCAGTCCGGATGAATTGCGGCAAATGGCAGACCAATACCGAGATAAGATTAAATCCGGCCTAGTGCTTTTGGCCAGTGAAACAGAAGACAACAAGGTCATGTTGGTCAGTATGCTGACCAAAGACGAGGCGGTCAAACGGCTGCATGCCGGTAAGATCATCGGTCAAGTGGCGGAAATGCTGGGTGGCCGCGGTGGTGGCAGACCGGATATGGCCCAAGCTGGCGGTAAAGATCCAGAAAAACTGTCTGAAGCCTTGAATAAAGTGGCAGATATTGTACGAAATCAATTAAAAGAGAGATGA
- a CDS encoding IreB family regulatory phosphoprotein, which yields MDETMYFNKSSSSEMTPRDILRTVYRALEEKGYEPMNQIVGYLLSGDPAYITSYQNARALIKQIDRDEFIEEMLAEYIGLSQRRR from the coding sequence ATGGATGAAACCATGTATTTCAACAAGTCAAGCTCCAGTGAGATGACACCGCGCGATATTTTGCGGACGGTATATCGGGCCCTAGAAGAAAAAGGTTACGAGCCTATGAATCAAATTGTAGGCTACTTGCTGAGCGGTGACCCGGCCTATATTACCAGCTATCAAAATGCGCGGGCATTGATCAAGCAAATTGACCGTGATGAATTCATTGAAGAGATGCTGGCAGAATACATCGGCCTCTCCCAGCGGAGACGCTGA